In Alkaliphilus flagellatus, one DNA window encodes the following:
- a CDS encoding [FeFe] hydrogenase, group A, which produces MKGTMIIDGRNVEFNKEKNVLEVVRKAGINLPTFCYHSELSIYGACRMCIVEDTWGNTFASCSQLPKDGMEIFTNTPKVRKYRKTILEMILANHDRDCTSCDRTGKCELQELAIRFGIKDIRFDEIRKKLPIDKSSLSIVRNPNKCILCGDCVRVCEEMQGVGALSFAYRGSNMTVSPAFNRDIAEINCVNCGQCRAVCPTGAIIIKNENHRVWEAVHDKSKRVIAQIAPAVRVALGEEFGLNPGEVTIGKIIAALKTIGVDEVYDTAFAADMTVIEESKEFVERLTSGEHLPLFTSCCPGWVKFAENKFPDIMDNISTCKSPQQMFGAVIKEYYKEVSKKEGKETVMISVMPCTAKKAEIAREEFQHEGMRDVDIVITTQELALLIKEAGIIFAQLEEEAFDMPFGLASGSGIIFGATGGVTEAVVTRLLKDKPDHSAKDVLFKNVRGMENLKEATFNVAGKEVKVAVVHGLKSTDELIKQIKAGERYYDFIEVMACPGGCIAGGGQPIPINTEMRKERAKGLYKLDRTSHIKSSEKNPLVLSLFENILKDNHELLHVHKK; this is translated from the coding sequence ATGAAGGGGACAATGATTATAGACGGCAGAAATGTAGAATTTAATAAAGAAAAAAACGTATTAGAGGTAGTGAGAAAAGCTGGCATTAATTTGCCAACCTTCTGCTATCATTCTGAGCTAAGTATTTATGGTGCCTGTAGAATGTGTATAGTGGAGGATACATGGGGGAATACATTTGCTTCTTGTTCTCAGCTACCAAAGGATGGTATGGAGATATTTACAAATACTCCTAAGGTACGGAAGTACAGAAAAACAATACTTGAAATGATACTAGCAAACCATGATAGAGATTGTACTTCCTGTGATAGAACTGGAAAATGTGAACTTCAAGAATTAGCCATTAGATTTGGCATTAAAGATATTAGATTTGATGAAATTAGAAAAAAACTCCCAATAGATAAAAGTAGTCTAAGTATAGTTAGAAATCCAAATAAATGTATTCTATGTGGTGACTGTGTAAGAGTATGTGAAGAGATGCAAGGGGTAGGTGCTTTAAGCTTTGCATATAGGGGTTCAAATATGACAGTGTCACCAGCCTTTAATAGGGATATAGCTGAAATAAATTGTGTTAACTGTGGACAGTGTAGAGCTGTTTGTCCTACTGGTGCAATTATCATAAAAAATGAAAATCACAGGGTATGGGAAGCGGTCCATGATAAGTCAAAGAGAGTAATTGCGCAGATAGCCCCAGCCGTAAGGGTAGCACTAGGTGAAGAGTTTGGACTAAATCCAGGAGAAGTAACTATAGGAAAAATTATAGCTGCACTTAAGACCATTGGTGTTGATGAAGTTTATGATACTGCATTTGCTGCAGATATGACAGTTATTGAGGAAAGTAAGGAATTTGTAGAGAGATTGACTTCAGGAGAACACCTACCACTATTTACTTCCTGCTGTCCTGGATGGGTGAAGTTTGCAGAGAATAAGTTTCCAGATATTATGGATAATATATCCACGTGCAAGTCTCCACAACAGATGTTTGGAGCAGTTATAAAAGAATATTACAAGGAAGTAAGCAAGAAAGAAGGTAAAGAAACTGTAATGATATCGGTAATGCCTTGTACTGCTAAAAAAGCAGAAATAGCTAGAGAAGAATTCCAGCATGAAGGCATGAGAGATGTGGATATAGTAATTACCACTCAAGAACTGGCGCTTCTTATTAAAGAAGCTGGAATTATATTTGCGCAATTAGAAGAAGAAGCATTTGATATGCCATTTGGATTAGCAAGTGGTTCTGGAATAATATTTGGAGCTACTGGTGGGGTTACTGAGGCTGTAGTTACTAGGTTATTAAAAGACAAACCAGATCATTCTGCAAAGGATGTATTATTTAAAAATGTAAGAGGAATGGAAAATTTAAAGGAGGCAACCTTTAATGTAGCTGGAAAAGAAGTTAAAGTTGCCGTAGTACATGGTTTAAAGAGTACAGATGAACTAATAAAGCAAATTAAAGCGGGAGAAAGATATTATGATTTTATAGAAGTAATGGCTTGTCCAGGTGGATGTATAGCTGGTGGGGGACAGCCAATTCCTATAAATACAGAAATGAGAAAGGAAAGAGCTAAAGGACTTTACAAGCTTGATAGAACATCACATATCAAGAGTTCAGAGAAAAATCCACTAGTATTATCATTGTTTGAAAATATACTAAAGGATAATCATGAATTATTACATGTGCATAAAAAATAA
- a CDS encoding aminoglycoside adenylyltransferase domain-containing protein has translation MKILGIIVERYKKVLDKNIVGIYLHGSLAMRCYTNTSDIDFLVVVREPINIRAKRELIEAIIHLNNLPKKGIEMSIILEKYARKFVYPTPFELHYSDSYKDRYLSDSNYICAGADRDLAAHLTIVKHRGICLYGKEIKEIFGDIPRRDYIDSIVYDIENAKEKITENPIYITLNLCRVLYYLKENVVCSKLEGGNWGKEIVPQQYRKIVEDAVKVYMNELDEMNYNKFRLLEYADYMLKEINIFK, from the coding sequence ATGAAAATATTAGGTATTATAGTTGAAAGGTATAAAAAAGTACTAGATAAAAATATTGTCGGCATATATCTGCATGGCTCATTAGCCATGAGATGTTATACAAATACAAGTGATATAGACTTCCTTGTTGTAGTAAGAGAGCCTATTAATATCAGAGCAAAGAGAGAACTTATTGAAGCAATAATACACTTAAACAATTTGCCCAAGAAAGGCATTGAAATGAGTATTATTTTAGAAAAATACGCAAGAAAATTTGTTTATCCTACACCATTTGAATTACACTATTCAGACTCTTATAAGGATAGGTATTTATCTGATAGTAACTATATTTGTGCAGGTGCAGACAGAGATTTAGCAGCTCATTTAACAATAGTTAAACATAGAGGAATTTGTTTATATGGTAAAGAAATTAAAGAGATATTTGGTGATATACCTAGAAGAGATTATATAGATTCAATAGTTTATGATATAGAAAATGCAAAGGAAAAAATAACAGAAAATCCCATTTATATTACTTTAAATCTATGTCGAGTACTATATTATCTTAAGGAAAATGTTGTATGTTCAAAACTTGAAGGTGGGAATTGGGGGAAAGAAATAGTGCCACAACAATATAGAAAAATTGTAGAGGATGCTGTGAAAGTATATATGAACGAATTAGATGAAATGAACTATAACAAATTTAGATTACTTGAATATGCAGATTATATGTTAAAAGAGATAAACATATTCAAATAG
- a CDS encoding GNAT family N-acetyltransferase — MNEIIIRNLSEELMEETVKFISSCQSVDESFIAWLGYSPEEIKSQLMDLTPSFKERCLIAIDRGAVCGFLGIYVSEEQSTLRLLGPYVSMKNSWTEIAVNLLSALKEKIPAHIKMAKVAFYDANVNCKRMYETNYFTLYNAEKTLILNNKSLISPLKLINQKINIRYYQSGDFNDFIRIHPTTAYFTGSEVVSRLNPYNQLIVAKLDNRVIGYVYFEMLVSDGYAEICFVNVSPEFRSRGIGSVLINQVITEVFKYNWVKHIQISVRVNNEAAERLYTRIGFKEKNVIIALQRDLNVCPLGEFI; from the coding sequence ATGAATGAAATAATTATTAGGAATCTAAGCGAAGAGTTAATGGAAGAAACGGTGAAATTTATTTCGTCATGTCAGAGTGTTGATGAGAGTTTTATAGCATGGCTAGGCTATTCACCAGAAGAAATCAAATCACAGCTAATGGACTTAACTCCATCGTTCAAAGAAAGATGTTTGATCGCCATAGATAGGGGTGCAGTCTGCGGTTTTTTAGGAATTTATGTGTCGGAAGAACAGTCTACTCTCAGATTGTTAGGACCGTACGTTTCCATGAAAAACAGCTGGACTGAGATTGCTGTAAATCTATTATCTGCTCTTAAGGAAAAAATACCAGCACATATTAAAATGGCAAAAGTAGCTTTTTATGATGCAAATGTGAACTGCAAACGGATGTATGAAACAAACTACTTTACTTTATATAATGCAGAAAAGACTTTAATTCTGAACAATAAAAGTTTGATTAGTCCATTGAAATTGATTAATCAGAAGATAAATATTCGTTATTACCAATCAGGTGATTTTAACGACTTTATTAGGATCCATCCTACAACCGCCTATTTTACAGGATCAGAGGTGGTCAGTAGGTTAAACCCTTATAATCAGTTGATTGTAGCTAAGTTGGACAATCGAGTAATTGGATATGTTTATTTTGAAATGCTTGTATCGGATGGATATGCTGAAATCTGCTTTGTAAATGTTTCTCCTGAATTTAGAAGTAGAGGGATAGGGTCAGTATTAATAAACCAAGTGATAACCGAAGTCTTTAAATATAATTGGGTTAAACATATTCAGATATCTGTTCGTGTAAACAACGAAGCAGCAGAGCGGCTATATACTCGAATAGGTTTTAAAGAAAAAAACGTGATAATTGCCCTACAAAGGGATTTGAATGTATGCCCTTTGGGCGAATTCATATAA
- a CDS encoding NADH-quinone oxidoreductase subunit NuoF: protein MKINSIKELIDTSQKFKDSLDKQYKQVLVCGGTGCVAGGSLEIYDEIKRLIEEKGLLAKIELYEEDKGIGIKKSGCHGFCEAGPLVRIEPDKFLYLKVKVEDCEEIVNTTLIEGKPVERLMYNVGDKIYPVQEEIPFYKSQTRVVLEHCGHIDAESIQEYIAYGGYQALARAIDKMTPAEVCKEISDANLRGRGGGGYPAGKKWSQVLSYSSDIKYIICNGDEGDPGAFMDRSLMEGDPHNIIEGMTIAAYGTGASEGYIYVRAEYPLAVARLNRAIEQAREIGLLGKNILGTGLNFDLHVNQGAGAFVCGEGSALIASIEGERGMPRVKAKRTVEEGLWRKPTVLNNVETFANVRHIIMNGANWYKSYGTKGSPGTKAFALTGNVNNTGLIEVPMGTTLRKIIFDIGGGIKDNKKFKAVQIGGPSGGCLTQEHLDLPLDFDSLIDVGAMIGSGGMVIMDEDTCMVEVARFFMNFTQNESCGKCVPCREGTKIMLNTLEKIVSGKGTVEDLDLLEELANTITNTALCGLGKTAANPVVSSLKYFRDEYLTHVVDKRCLTRTCQSLKIIEISPELCRGCSKCSRICPVNAIDGKIKELYEIDQDKCIKCGACIKSCTFAAIREA, encoded by the coding sequence ATGAAAATTAATAGTATTAAAGAACTCATAGATACTTCTCAAAAATTTAAGGATTCTTTAGATAAGCAATACAAGCAAGTACTGGTTTGTGGTGGAACAGGCTGTGTAGCAGGAGGGTCTTTAGAAATTTATGATGAGATAAAGAGATTAATAGAAGAAAAAGGTTTATTGGCAAAGATAGAACTATATGAAGAAGATAAAGGGATAGGAATTAAAAAAAGCGGCTGCCATGGATTTTGTGAGGCAGGTCCACTAGTTAGAATCGAACCGGATAAGTTTCTATATTTAAAGGTTAAGGTAGAAGACTGTGAAGAGATTGTAAATACTACTTTAATAGAAGGAAAACCAGTTGAAAGACTTATGTATAATGTGGGAGATAAAATTTACCCCGTGCAAGAAGAAATACCTTTCTACAAGAGTCAAACTAGGGTTGTATTAGAGCATTGCGGACATATAGATGCTGAATCGATTCAAGAATATATAGCATATGGTGGATATCAAGCTCTGGCTAGGGCTATTGATAAAATGACCCCTGCTGAAGTTTGTAAGGAAATATCTGATGCAAACCTTAGAGGAAGGGGAGGCGGAGGATATCCTGCTGGTAAGAAGTGGTCTCAAGTTCTTTCTTATTCTAGTGATATTAAGTATATAATATGCAATGGTGATGAGGGAGATCCTGGTGCATTTATGGATAGATCCCTTATGGAAGGGGATCCTCATAATATAATTGAGGGCATGACTATTGCTGCCTATGGAACTGGAGCTTCTGAAGGTTATATCTATGTTAGAGCTGAATATCCATTGGCAGTAGCAAGGCTTAATAGGGCTATAGAGCAAGCAAGAGAAATTGGTCTGCTAGGTAAAAATATTTTAGGTACAGGTCTGAATTTTGACCTTCATGTAAATCAAGGTGCTGGAGCCTTCGTGTGTGGCGAGGGCAGTGCACTTATTGCTTCAATTGAAGGTGAAAGAGGAATGCCTAGAGTAAAGGCAAAGAGAACTGTGGAAGAAGGATTATGGAGAAAGCCTACTGTTTTAAATAATGTTGAAACCTTTGCCAATGTTAGACATATAATCATGAATGGTGCCAACTGGTACAAATCCTATGGTACAAAGGGTAGTCCAGGCACAAAGGCATTTGCATTAACTGGCAATGTAAATAATACTGGACTTATTGAAGTTCCAATGGGTACAACACTGAGAAAAATAATTTTTGATATAGGTGGAGGAATTAAGGATAATAAGAAGTTTAAAGCTGTGCAAATAGGAGGACCGTCTGGTGGCTGCTTAACACAAGAACATTTAGATTTGCCACTGGACTTTGATTCATTAATAGATGTAGGTGCTATGATAGGCTCTGGCGGAATGGTAATAATGGATGAAGACACATGTATGGTAGAAGTAGCTAGGTTCTTTATGAACTTTACTCAAAATGAATCCTGTGGTAAATGTGTTCCGTGTAGGGAAGGTACTAAGATAATGCTTAATACACTTGAGAAAATTGTATCAGGCAAGGGAACAGTTGAAGACTTAGATTTACTGGAAGAGCTCGCAAATACAATAACTAATACTGCACTTTGTGGACTTGGTAAGACAGCTGCAAACCCTGTGGTTAGTTCATTAAAATATTTTAGAGATGAATATTTAACCCATGTAGTAGATAAAAGGTGTCTTACAAGGACTTGTCAAAGCCTAAAGATAATAGAGATTAGTCCTGAGCTTTGCAGAGGATGTAGCAAATGCAGCAGAATTTGTCCTGTAAATGCAATTGATGGGAAGATAAAGGAATTATATGAAATTGATCAAGATAAATGTATTAAATGCGGCGCTTGTATAAAATCCTGCACATTTGCAGCCATAAGGGAGGCTTAA
- a CDS encoding NADH-quinone oxidoreductase subunit NuoE family protein: MLTVEMQDTIDEVVAKYGNNQSSIITILQEIQGKYRYLPEAVLEYIANKMDMSSSKIFGIATFYENFSLKQKGKYIIKICDGTACHVRKSIPVLNTLQKELFLSNEKHTTDDLMFTVETVSCLGACGLAPVITINDKVYGKMTPESILELLNKLREEA, encoded by the coding sequence ATGCTTACTGTAGAAATGCAAGACACAATTGATGAGGTTGTAGCGAAGTATGGTAATAATCAATCTTCTATAATTACTATTTTGCAAGAAATTCAAGGAAAGTATAGGTATTTACCAGAGGCAGTGTTGGAATACATAGCTAACAAGATGGATATGAGTTCATCCAAAATATTCGGCATTGCAACATTTTATGAGAATTTTTCCTTAAAACAAAAAGGAAAATATATCATTAAAATTTGTGATGGTACTGCTTGCCATGTTAGAAAATCCATACCTGTACTCAATACTCTGCAGAAAGAATTATTCCTTAGTAATGAAAAGCATACTACTGATGATTTGATGTTTACTGTTGAAACCGTATCATGCCTTGGAGCATGCGGACTTGCACCGGTAATTACTATAAATGATAAGGTTTATGGAAAGATGACCCCTGAATCTATACTCGAACTCTTAAATAAATTAAGGGAGGAAGCATAG
- a CDS encoding GNAT family N-acetyltransferase produces MIDNNNLNFPEIETDRLILKEIEVENATSILNIFSNEEIMKYYGRFPMKSIKEAENLITTFNENFKNNNGIRWGILLKKENKIIGTCGYHNWNKRHSRAEIGYELSMDSWGKGYIKEVLKVIIDYGYEVMNLNRIEAVVYPENKASIKSLINQGFKKEGLLEEYAFFRDVYQDLIMFSLLKKNWIKK; encoded by the coding sequence ATGATAGACAATAATAATTTGAACTTTCCTGAAATAGAAACAGATAGATTAATATTAAAAGAAATTGAAGTTGAAAATGCGACATCTATTTTAAATATATTTTCTAATGAAGAAATTATGAAGTATTATGGTCGATTTCCAATGAAGTCTATTAAAGAAGCTGAAAACTTAATTACAACGTTTAATGAGAATTTTAAAAACAATAATGGAATAAGATGGGGAATTTTACTTAAAAAAGAGAATAAAATCATAGGAACTTGTGGTTATCATAACTGGAATAAAAGGCATTCGAGAGCAGAAATAGGCTATGAATTATCTATGGACTCATGGGGAAAAGGGTACATTAAAGAAGTTTTAAAAGTAATCATAGACTATGGTTATGAAGTTATGAATTTAAATAGGATTGAAGCAGTAGTATATCCTGAAAATAAAGCTTCAATAAAAAGCTTAATAAATCAAGGATTTAAAAAAGAAGGATTACTAGAAGAGTATGCCTTTTTTAGAGATGTTTATCAAGATTTAATAATGTTTTCCCTATTAAAGAAAAACTGGATAAAGAAATAA
- a CDS encoding radical SAM protein, with protein MLKPGYLSLLENGELQSRVSTLKKMLENCVLCPHQCKVNRLDGERGFCRTLDNVVVSGAEPHFGEEEELVGRYGSGTIFFSHCNLKCVFCQNYEISHCGEGEEITPNKLANLMLDLQDYGCHNINLVSPGHIVPQIVEAIYIAAKQGLSIPIVYNTNGYDLTDTLRLLDGIVDIYMPDIKFSDDTIAEKYLKVKQYYTIAKNAVKEMYRQVGDLKTNENNIAYKGLLIRHLVMPQNLAGTEKIMKFIADELSTKTYINIMAQYYPEYKAYEYEEISKQISEKEFQYAIDAAKTAGLTNIR; from the coding sequence ATGCTAAAACCAGGTTATTTATCTTTATTAGAAAATGGAGAATTGCAAAGTAGAGTAAGTACTTTGAAGAAAATGCTAGAAAATTGTGTTTTATGTCCTCATCAATGTAAGGTAAATAGATTAGATGGTGAAAGAGGGTTTTGTAGAACTTTAGATAACGTAGTAGTTTCTGGAGCTGAACCCCATTTCGGAGAAGAGGAGGAATTAGTTGGTCGTTATGGTTCAGGGACTATTTTTTTCTCACACTGCAACTTAAAATGTGTTTTTTGTCAAAACTATGAAATTAGCCATTGTGGCGAAGGTGAAGAAATAACTCCTAATAAGTTGGCTAATTTAATGCTAGATTTACAAGATTATGGATGTCATAACATTAACCTGGTATCACCAGGACACATAGTTCCTCAAATTGTAGAAGCTATTTATATAGCCGCTAAGCAAGGTTTATCTATTCCCATTGTATATAATACTAATGGATATGACTTAACTGATACCTTAAGATTATTAGATGGAATTGTTGATATCTATATGCCAGATATAAAATTTTCTGATGATACTATAGCAGAAAAGTATTTAAAGGTAAAGCAGTATTATACCATCGCAAAGAACGCTGTAAAGGAAATGTATCGTCAAGTAGGTGATTTGAAAACTAATGAAAATAACATTGCCTATAAAGGCTTACTCATTCGTCATTTAGTAATGCCTCAAAATCTTGCTGGGACTGAAAAAATTATGAAATTTATTGCTGATGAACTTTCTACTAAAACCTACATCAATATCATGGCTCAATATTATCCTGAATATAAAGCCTATGAATATGAAGAAATAAGCAAACAAATATCTGAAAAAGAATTTCAATATGCAATAGACGCTGCTAAAACTGCTGGATTAACTAATATAAGATAA
- a CDS encoding dipeptidase yields the protein MNEIDLFLNLSDQIKAERNASKIHFDCIVVDAHNDTMMKVVDPQTGLPKINIGEDTNFQIDISKAQVGGLDVAYFAAFSDYEGSDDTSTIKANSKVLAILNALYWTVKNNSDTITIATSVREIKEAVFDRKIVAVPTIEGAYALEERNAIELLNQYYDLGVRAVGYVWNSPNALGAGTTGQIDMGLTELGYEVTKEMNRLGIIIDVSHMNEKTFWDVIKASEAPIIASHSCVYSLRNHVRNLTDEQIIALAGIGGVINLNYWREILGDTKDGIDIKKLIDHIDYVVGLVGIDYVGLGSDFDGATMPDDIQSAEDLPNITLELVKRGYSKSDIEKILGLNNLRVMEEVQKIAEKSLSNVDRLVITSYIEMGEIIQDATPLFTAQVKKKDSYADELSFRVIVDGIAYEPEFNGKTGVLSLQLKESLLAANFHVVTFEGKSTSGKITRETRIFYVQ from the coding sequence ATGAATGAAATAGATTTATTTTTAAACCTATCAGATCAAATAAAAGCAGAGAGAAACGCCTCTAAAATTCATTTTGATTGTATAGTAGTAGATGCACATAATGACACAATGATGAAAGTAGTTGATCCGCAAACTGGATTACCTAAAATAAATATAGGAGAAGATACAAATTTTCAAATCGATATATCAAAAGCTCAAGTGGGAGGACTTGATGTTGCATATTTTGCAGCTTTTTCAGACTATGAAGGTTCTGATGATACCTCAACTATAAAAGCTAATAGCAAAGTGCTAGCAATACTAAATGCTTTGTATTGGACTGTAAAAAACAACTCTGACACCATAACCATAGCAACATCTGTTAGAGAAATTAAGGAAGCTGTATTTGATAGAAAAATAGTTGCAGTGCCTACGATTGAGGGAGCATATGCACTGGAAGAAAGGAATGCAATAGAATTATTAAATCAATACTATGATTTAGGAGTTCGAGCTGTTGGTTATGTATGGAATTCTCCAAATGCTTTAGGAGCAGGAACGACTGGTCAGATTGATATGGGATTAACGGAACTTGGTTATGAAGTTACTAAGGAAATGAATAGATTAGGAATTATTATTGATGTATCTCATATGAATGAAAAGACCTTCTGGGATGTTATAAAGGCCTCTGAAGCTCCAATTATTGCAAGTCATTCTTGTGTTTATAGCTTAAGAAATCATGTTCGAAATCTGACAGATGAACAAATTATTGCTCTGGCAGGTATTGGAGGAGTTATAAATCTTAATTATTGGCGTGAAATATTAGGAGATACTAAAGATGGCATAGATATTAAAAAATTAATTGATCACATAGATTATGTAGTAGGTCTAGTAGGTATAGATTATGTTGGATTAGGATCTGATTTTGATGGAGCAACTATGCCTGATGATATTCAAAGTGCTGAAGATCTTCCTAATATTACATTAGAACTTGTTAAAAGAGGATATTCTAAATCTGATATTGAAAAAATACTTGGATTAAATAATCTTAGGGTTATGGAAGAAGTTCAAAAAATAGCAGAAAAGTCTTTATCCAATGTTGATCGATTAGTTATTACTTCATATATTGAAATGGGCGAGATTATTCAGGATGCAACACCACTATTTACTGCACAGGTTAAGAAGAAAGATAGCTATGCCGATGAATTAAGCTTTAGGGTAATTGTTGATGGTATCGCTTATGAACCTGAGTTTAATGGAAAAACAGGAGTGCTATCTTTACAATTGAAGGAATCACTTCTTGCAGCGAATTTTCATGTTGTAACCTTTGAAGGTAAAAGCACTTCAGGTAAAATCACTCGTGAAACAAGAATATTTTATGTTCAATAA